AGGTGATAGCCGTTGGCGACGGATTTCTCTGCCTTAAGCGTGAAGGCTCCAAGCCTCAAAAGGATATATGGTATGTCGTGAATCCAATTACAAAGCAAGTGTTGAAACTGCCAAAACCAGCCACAGAGTGTGAGTGTCCATACACGTGCGCATACGGCATCGGATTTGATGTCTCGAGTGGAACTCTCAAAGTGGTCCGCGTGTGCTTCTCGTCTTATGAATCGGGTTTCAGCTACACGTTGGGGGCTGAAGTGTACGACTTCGGGGAGAGATGCTGGCGAAGGCCTTGCACGAGTAGGGTCTCTATATTCCCCGTGAGAGTACTCGGGGGGGCCATATTCCCACAGGAGAGGGCCATATCTGCCAAGGGAGGTATTCACTGGTTCAAAGAGAATGATTTGGCAGGACAAGGAATGGAACCGAAGATAGTTTCATTCGACCTTGGAAAGGAAGAGTTCTCTTTACTACGGCCTCCGAAGTTCAAAGATGTTGGAAGTGAAACAGGGTTGTTCGAAGTGGGAGGATCGCTGGCGATCGCGAATCATTCCCTGGCAAGACGTGTGGAGATTTGGGTCTTGGAGAGCGGCAGCAAGTGGACGAAGAGGTACAAGATTGAGTTGGCAGCATTCCCAGAGAATTTCAAGGACCATGTGATACCGAGGAGGGTGAGATGTGTGGGGAAGATAGATGGGCAGCTGGTGTTAGTGAACTTCGCGGGCAGGCATTGTTTCTCCTTCTATAGTCCCAAGCAGAGGAGGTCCTCCCGGGGATTTGACTTCGAGCACGTCCCTCATGTCTGTCTATCTCATATCTTCGCCTTCACGCCCACCCTCATCTCATTCCATTTGTGATTATATATGCGATGGCCAAGCTAAGCTAAGAGAGTAGAGGTGAGATGATATCAGAAGGTGCATTTTTTTGTCACATTAACCAGAAATTACAGCATTAACATGTAACGTGTGATGAGTTCGTAGTTGATGCCATTGAGTTATTTATTGGAGTTGGCCAATTCACATGCGATGGTTATGACTTGACTGTCCTATGTTTTTCTCTTTGTATTAATATAAGTGTCGCTTAAATTTGTTGTGACTTTTTCTTTGAGCAtgcttgaaaatgaaaaactgcaGGCGTCACATATGTTTCTAGACCGATCGAGTTGAACTCTTAAGAATTGAGATGAAGGAATAGTCAATCACATACTCGCTCAGCGTTTCATTCGCAATAACCAGATAAAAATACCAGGCGCTTTTGCGCACATTGGACTAGCGTATCCTTGTCCTTGGATGGTCCAAAAGCTCAACTCTTGGATGCACAATTTCTTTGCATGGCGAAGTCAAATTGCTTAATGAGAAGCCTCTCGCTGACTGAAAACAGATGGGTACGTGCagagatggaagaagatgaatatatcaaagtcgctttattttttgtttacaaAAATGTATTCTTTTACCCATCTAAAGATTGGTGAAGGAAAAATCACAGAGATACTAAGCTTGGTTGCTCATGATCTGTGTTtatacgagagagagagagagagagagagagagagagagagagagagagagggcagtTAAAGTCCAAAAGGAGACAACCTGCTCCACACATGAAGTAGTTAGCACAAAAAACAAACTAGAGACAACAGACAAGCGGCTCCACTACATTATGACTTTCCACCATGtcgcaaaaaaagaagaaaaaaaaaccccaccAGCCTATCACGGGGTCCCTCATGCAaagtctctctcctctcctctcctctcctctccccccCCGGGACCTTGAATAGCGAATCAAAGCATTCTAGTTCATCATGCACAAAGCAGTTGCATGGGAAGCCGCTGAAAGGGTTTGGTCTTGTAGTAGAAAGCAACACAGTAGCTGAAGCATTGCACTGAAGAAATCCAAAGAAGAGCGACGGTCGACAAAAATCGTACTATTTTATCACCCATAGAACAAACTAGCTTATAAGCGAAGGGGAATTAGGAAAGATATGCCTCACTCTTTGCATCTTTGTGAGAATTTTGTGTTTCAGTAAATAGACGGTGCTACTTCGATGTCGAACAACTCAATATAGCTCCATTATTCCACAGAAGATTGCATTAATAAACAGATTCCTAAAGCATTCAACATATTAAGTGAGTTTCTGGAAAACAACTACAATTTATGTTGCAAAATTAATCTAAAAGCCAAGTTCAATTACATGTCTCAATATACCGTAAAATTTATTCACTATCCGGTATCAAGGTCAATAGCACCGTGGCCATTACATGATCATTTGGATTGGTGAACAAGCTCACACATTCTATCCCCCCCTTTTCACTTCAACAAAATGAAACGGGATAACACTATTAATACATAGTATTAAGAGTCATGCAACTTCTTCTGTCTTGCATATCCTATAACGAGAAGGATGCTTCTTATAAAGCCAGCTGAGGTAAAGCCAGCTGAGGTACCTCCCACAAATATCTCCTTTGTGTCATACAATGGTCAAGGGATGTTCATGCCAAAACACCCCAGCAGTCAAGGTTTCAATGACAATAGAGAGATGAAATCGTCGATGTCAACTGCAGCTGAATTAAGTCATTTCTCTGGTTGTTCAGTTGAATATTAACATAGTCCCCCGTGTCATCAATGTACTCCCTAACCTGCAAACACAACCAATTAATCACGAGCATTCTTAGAGACAACTAATTACACCGGCAATAACAGTCTAATTGTCTTTGCACATAATAAATGCAAACCGTCCCACCAATCCCCGCTGCCCCTTTCTCCaccaaaatgaaaggaagaaGCGAAAAACGAAGATAtggtaatgaaaaaaaaaaggagatttaAATCATATTGTCACATGATTGTCCCTTGGCTTCTGCACAGCTTTTGATCCATTAGCTGCACTTGGCATGTAATCAGCACATGATGAAGAAACGCCGGGAAATGGACTTTTGGGAGGCAGCAAAGCATGTCTCCCAGTGCATCATCAATTTTCTGATGTTTGCTGTCCCCTTGGAATTCACCATGGCCAACTTGAAGCAAGACCCTATGGATAAACAAAGCGGAAAGCCAATACCACGATATAGTGCTAAGAGACCATTTAAAgagtggaaaaaaagaaacaagaaatccAACCATAACCTTCATGATCTTTCTCTCGTTAAATCAGTACAGGTTTCTTCCTATGCATGAGCAAATTGAGCGAGGCCAAGTATTTCATCAATGAATTCATGGAAAAGACTCCCCTACAACACGAAAAAAGACAAGGGGAGTATCTATTTCATGGCTGTGAAACTTACTAAGACAAAAGCAATAGgtaatttcttcatgtgaaactTTTAGTCTTGACTAAAGAGGTACAGGCAGGATCTTAGACTCGCAAAACTCATTTACAAGCAAGAAGCTGTACGACTTCAGAGATACCCATTATATCTACAAAGTGCCAGCCAATGAATCATGAGCTCGAAAATGGTAATTGGACTCACAGGCTCTCCAAAGCAACCGCCCTTCAGAAAATAGAAAGTTGGGACGTCAAAGCAGACACCACAAAGATAAATTCTAGCTTTCGATGGGCCcgaaaaaagaagtaaagattCCATGCATAATCAGGTAAAACGAAAGGAATGCTGGAGAATCTCGGCTGCTAACGGGCTCACGAACTCAAACCCTCTTATTCCAATGTAAGCAATAGTAGATCCTCAAACCGCAAGCACATAAATTCACGCAAACCATGTCATTTCTTAGCTCCCGCATAGGAACAACTCTTCAGATTCGAAGactcaaaaaacaaagaacttgATGTCTCAATTGATCGGCGTCCAATGGAAACGCGGCATCTCAAGAAAGGAAACAATGGTCCGACGCCAAAGTAACTAATTGAAGCAAGCAAAGCGTCTGGAATGTGGGATGGAtggaccccaaaaaaaaatctctaagtAATCAGCATTGCAAATTTGTGGAGAGAAGTCTGATTACTAGTTCTCCTGTTTGTAAAATTCGATTCGAAAGATGAAATGATGGTCCCCCATTTTCATGTCTATGTGTATCGATTGAAGatatagttttctattttacttTGAATGAAAACTATTGTAATTTAAGCTTGAATAATCAAATCTAAATCAAAGACTTGACCATGGAGTTAATCTCCTTGAGGAATGCCCCTCGCTTAATTTCCAAATTGCTACGGAACCTTGCTATTAGATGCttaataggaaaaaagaaaaaagaaaaaaacttgtgTTAATAGATCACTTGACAGGGATTATTATCTAATAGTAACTGCGACAAAACAGACCATTTAGGCTTGATATATCCCCCTTATTTAGTTATCAAATTATGCtaataatgtaaaaaaaattgcagagaTGATAATGCGCAATTTCAGCATTTGGTTTACCACTTACCTCATGCTAGGGCGATCACGGGGTGAGTACTCAACACATTGCATTGTTAACCTTGTGATCTTAGGTCCGTCCTCTGAATACAATCCCGGGTCCGCTTCCAGGCTTGCATGCACCAAGGAGCATTTCGTCTTGTCATCTGACCCCGCGATTTTCTCCTCATACATGTTAACccaattcatcaagaaaaggtCCTTCCAAGTGCTTATAGGGCCTCTTCGTAATCAAATTAAGCAGAACAACCCCAAACGCAAGCACATCGCTTTCTGTCGACCCGCCTGTCAAAGGAAAAACTTGAGGTTAACTCGCAGAAAAATGAGAACAAGGCAATCACAAGCGAAACCCTTTTAAAATGATCAACAATCTCTCATCATAGGCCATTCAACCGAAACAAGACAACAGTGTGCCTGAGGCCAATATTCGAACAAGGAGCTCCTTTTATAATGTCAAGACTCCCAACATCATCACAGGACAACCTACTTGAATGTCAATTGTTCTCCCATATCTTTTCACTTCGAGGAAAGCGTCTGAGCGAATAATTTATGAGGAAGTGACCCTCTGAAAACTTTGATAGAGTTTGAGCATGATTCAGGCGGAATGTTAGTGAGATTGGTGTCTAACAAGGAAGTGACGTTTAGTACATCTCCACCCAAAAGACCTCCCCAAAAATCTTTTCCCGGATATATCTACGAGTACTAACTTAACATTATGCTTTCCTATTGAAATAAATACTTAATAATGGGACAATAGCATTAGACATTGTTCTTCtatttttatcataccaaaaAGTTACGGTCTACTATTAATGCATATAATTAACCTTGGGGATACTTTACGTAACTTGCTTGCTTCCTAATGCCACAATGAACCTGCTTGCTTCCTAATGCCGCAATGTGACACAGATGAACATAAGTCTACTACGATGCTCTGGACATGAATATAGAAAAATGTCACCAGTCCCAGTCTTCCCTGTCAAACCGTGTCACAAAAAGAGTATCCCGATGAAGTGCTTCAAGAATCCATCCAGTAATTAGGGATTCTAGGGTATAGTAGGATTTTATATGCTAACTTTCAGATATCAACTTAATGGAACTCTATATGGATCTT
Above is a window of Eucalyptus grandis isolate ANBG69807.140 chromosome 9, ASM1654582v1, whole genome shotgun sequence DNA encoding:
- the LOC104419993 gene encoding putative F-box protein At4g09190; the encoded protein is MMMATAIRDAGDQDRQLPSDVMYNIFSRLPIKSLMRFRSVSKLWRELINDPQLSKLHTRKETVLLHHHAGTISVFTPHTSNIALMNLRPMFKSPEIKRCKVIAVGDGFLCLKREGSKPQKDIWYVVNPITKQVLKLPKPATECECPYTCAYGIGFDVSSGTLKVVRVCFSSYESGFSYTLGAEVYDFGERCWRRPCTSRVSIFPVRVLGGAIFPQERAISAKGGIHWFKENDLAGQGMEPKIVSFDLGKEEFSLLRPPKFKDVGSETGLFEVGGSLAIANHSLARRVEIWVLESGSKWTKRYKIELAAFPENFKDHVIPRRVRCVGKIDGQLVLVNFAGRHCFSFYSPKQRRSSRGFDFEHVPHVCLSHIFAFTPTLISFHL